A single genomic interval of Lactococcus sp. S-13 harbors:
- a CDS encoding bifunctional methylenetetrahydrofolate dehydrogenase/methenyltetrahydrofolate cyclohydrolase, whose amino-acid sequence MKLIDGKALAAKMQAELKTKVDELKAAGIVPGLVVILIGENPASQVYVRNKERQATAIGLNSSVVRLPETVSEVELLALIEEYNQDEKWHGILVQLPLPKHISEEKVLLAIDPQKDVDGFHPMNMGRLWAGNPLMIPSTPAGIMEMFREYKVDLAGKKAVVIGRSNIVGKPMAQLLMMADATVTIAHSRTKNLRELTKTADILVVAIGRDRMIKAEDVKEGAVVIDVGMNRDEAGKLHGDVDFEEVKEVASLITPVPGGVGPMTITMLMEQTVRAASRKLDESL is encoded by the coding sequence ATGAAATTGATAGATGGAAAAGCGCTCGCTGCGAAAATGCAGGCTGAGTTGAAAACAAAAGTTGATGAGTTAAAAGCAGCGGGCATTGTTCCGGGTTTGGTCGTGATTTTGATTGGTGAAAATCCTGCAAGCCAAGTCTATGTACGCAATAAAGAACGACAAGCCACAGCAATTGGTTTAAATTCGAGTGTGGTACGCTTGCCAGAAACAGTAAGTGAAGTAGAATTACTGGCCTTGATTGAGGAATACAACCAAGATGAAAAATGGCATGGAATTTTGGTACAGTTGCCTTTGCCTAAACATATTTCAGAAGAAAAAGTTTTATTGGCAATTGATCCTCAAAAAGATGTGGATGGTTTTCATCCAATGAATATGGGTCGACTTTGGGCAGGAAATCCCCTCATGATTCCTTCAACACCGGCGGGGATTATGGAGATGTTTCGGGAGTACAAGGTTGATTTGGCAGGTAAAAAAGCCGTGGTGATTGGTCGTTCGAATATCGTAGGAAAACCAATGGCCCAACTTTTGATGATGGCTGATGCGACAGTAACGATTGCCCATTCGCGGACGAAAAATTTGCGTGAATTGACGAAAACTGCCGATATTTTGGTGGTAGCGATTGGGCGTGACCGCATGATTAAAGCGGAGGATGTCAAAGAAGGCGCGGTCGTGATTGACGTGGGCATGAATCGGGATGAAGCTGGCAAATTACATGGCGATGTTGATTTTGAAGAAGTAAAAGAAGTGGCAAGCTTAATCACGCCTGTTCCTGGTGGTGTTGGCCCGATGACCATCACAATGCTTATGGAGCAAACGGTGCGTGCAGCCAGTCGAAAATTAGACGAAAGTTTGTAA
- a CDS encoding ABC transporter permease/substrate-binding protein: MNQLIQTFQNQQGQFWQALLEHIQISLISIFIAILIAIPLALLLRRYPRVAEPVLQITGIFQTIPSLALLGLLIPFIGIGSLPAIVALVVYAIFPIIQNTYTGLEQIEPSLIEAATAFGMNRRERLMKFELSLAMPFIMAGIRTSTVMVIGTATLAALIGAGGLGNFILLGINMNDVSLILIGAISSALLAVIFSGLLKFLEKAKIKTIIISFFIGLLVLGGSYYQPQAAKHPEITIAGKLGSEPAILINMYKDLIEHDSNIRVNLKSNFGDTTFLYNALKAGKIDIYPEYTGTITSTFLKTPTESTDPAVVWQKAETGIKALNQFAYLSPMKFQNTYALAVKSDFAKKHGLTSISDLSKVTNLTAGFDVEFANRTDGNLGLKRLYGLDLNVKTMQTSLIYKALNTGAVEVAEVYSTDSQIKQYDLTVLKDDKNLFPPYQAAPLMKESLLKKYPELKRILGKLSGKITDQQMIEMNYEVNVEQKSPAQVAQDYLKAQDLI, from the coding sequence ATGAATCAGCTTATCCAAACTTTTCAAAACCAGCAAGGTCAATTTTGGCAAGCGCTTTTGGAACACATTCAGATTTCGTTGATTTCAATTTTTATTGCGATTCTGATTGCGATTCCTCTGGCGCTCTTGCTTCGACGTTATCCACGAGTGGCTGAGCCTGTGTTACAAATTACGGGCATTTTTCAGACGATTCCAAGTTTGGCGCTTTTGGGACTTTTGATTCCTTTTATCGGGATTGGAAGTTTGCCCGCAATTGTGGCGTTGGTTGTGTACGCGATTTTTCCTATTATCCAAAATACTTATACGGGATTAGAGCAGATTGAGCCATCGCTCATTGAGGCAGCGACAGCGTTTGGGATGAATCGTCGCGAACGTTTGATGAAGTTTGAACTTTCTTTAGCGATGCCATTTATCATGGCTGGGATTCGTACGAGTACGGTCATGGTTATTGGGACAGCGACACTTGCTGCACTGATTGGTGCAGGAGGTTTGGGAAATTTTATTCTTCTTGGAATCAATATGAATGATGTTTCTTTGATTTTGATTGGTGCGATTTCGTCAGCTTTATTGGCGGTTATCTTTAGTGGTCTCTTGAAATTTTTGGAGAAGGCGAAGATAAAAACAATCATTATTAGTTTTTTCATTGGATTGCTTGTTTTAGGAGGGTCGTATTACCAACCTCAAGCGGCTAAACATCCTGAAATTACAATTGCTGGAAAATTGGGCTCAGAGCCAGCCATTCTCATCAATATGTACAAAGATTTGATTGAGCATGATAGCAACATTCGCGTGAATCTCAAATCTAATTTTGGTGATACAACTTTTCTTTATAATGCTTTAAAAGCAGGAAAAATCGATATTTATCCAGAATATACGGGGACGATTACCAGCACTTTCTTGAAAACACCAACGGAGTCGACAGATCCAGCAGTGGTGTGGCAGAAAGCTGAGACAGGCATTAAAGCGTTGAATCAATTTGCCTACTTGTCACCGATGAAATTTCAGAATACTTATGCGTTGGCTGTTAAATCTGACTTTGCTAAAAAACATGGGTTGACAAGCATCTCTGATTTGAGCAAAGTTACAAACTTAACTGCTGGATTTGACGTTGAATTTGCCAATCGAACCGATGGAAATCTTGGCTTAAAACGCTTGTATGGCTTGGACTTGAATGTGAAAACCATGCAAACGAGCTTAATTTATAAGGCTTTGAATACGGGAGCGGTTGAGGTTGCGGAAGTTTATTCAACCGATAGCCAAATCAAACAATATGACTTGACAGTGCTAAAAGATGATAAAAATCTTTTTCCGCCTTATCAAGCAGCCCCTTTGATGAAAGAAAGTCTGTTGAAAAAATACCCAGAATTAAAGCGAATTCTTGGTAAACTTTCAGGAAAAATTACAGACCAACAAATGATTGAGATGAATTATGAGGTTAATGTGGAGCAAAAAAGTCCTGCTCAGGTTGCCCAGGATTATCTCAAAGCGCAAGATTTAATTTAA
- a CDS encoding Spx/MgsR family RNA polymerase-binding regulatory protein yields MIKIYTVTSCSSCKKAKEWMEKHRLPYVEIDLLTANIKREDFLEILALTEDGTADIISRRSHAYRRLNIDFETISLNELVQLMEENRTLLRRPLILDDRRLQVGYNDDEIRKFLPRPLRRVEVETAMERAKVYDYQERFERV; encoded by the coding sequence ATGATAAAGATTTATACAGTGACGTCTTGCAGCTCATGCAAAAAAGCAAAGGAATGGATGGAAAAGCATCGGCTGCCTTATGTTGAAATTGATTTGTTGACGGCTAATATTAAGCGGGAAGATTTCTTGGAAATTTTGGCGCTAACTGAGGATGGAACAGCGGATATTATTTCGCGGCGAAGTCATGCTTACAGGCGCTTAAATATTGACTTTGAGACAATTAGTTTGAATGAGTTGGTGCAATTGATGGAAGAAAACCGGACTCTTCTACGGCGCCCTTTAATTCTCGATGATCGACGTTTGCAAGTCGGCTACAATGATGATGAAATTCGTAAATTCTTACCTCGGCCCCTGCGTCGTGTAGAGGTAGAAACAGCTATGGAACGGGCAAAAGTTTATGATTATCAAGAAAGATTTGAACGGGTTTAA
- the pepV gene encoding dipeptidase PepV, with product MTTIDFVAEVDKRKDALMEDLFSLLRINSAMDMEHADAENPFGPGPRKALDAFLKIAERDGYKTKNYDNYVGHFEYENGAAEDAEVLGIIGHLDVVPAGSGWDSNPFEPEIRNGNLYARGASDDKGPTVACYYALNILKELNVPLSKKIRFIVGTNEETGWADMDYYFANCELPLPDFGFSPDAEFPIINGEKGNITEYLHFAGKNAGEVVLHSFKAGLAENMVPESATAVISGAKDLQAALEKFVANHASKNLRFDLEEAEGKATITLYGKSAHGAMPEKGVNGATYLTLFLSQYNFADGAAAFIKVGAEKLLEDHEGEKLGTAYVDELMGNTSMNAGVWSFDENSEGKIALNFRFPQGNSPERMQEILAKLDGVVEVELSKHLHTPHYVPMSDPLVSTLIDVYEKHTGLKGYETIIGGGTFGRLLERGVAYGAMFEGEPDSMHQANEMKPVENIYKAAVIYAEAIYELAK from the coding sequence ATGACAACAATTGATTTTGTAGCTGAAGTTGACAAGCGCAAAGATGCGCTCATGGAGGATCTTTTTAGCCTCTTGCGGATCAATTCTGCCATGGATATGGAACACGCCGATGCTGAAAATCCTTTTGGCCCTGGCCCACGAAAAGCATTGGATGCTTTCTTGAAAATTGCTGAACGTGATGGTTATAAAACTAAAAATTATGATAACTACGTTGGTCATTTTGAATATGAAAATGGTGCAGCAGAAGACGCTGAAGTGCTTGGAATTATTGGTCACTTAGACGTTGTCCCTGCAGGTTCAGGTTGGGATTCAAATCCTTTTGAACCAGAAATCCGTAATGGAAACCTTTATGCGCGTGGGGCGTCTGATGATAAAGGCCCAACGGTTGCTTGCTACTATGCCCTTAACATCTTGAAAGAACTCAACGTTCCTTTGAGCAAAAAAATCCGCTTCATCGTTGGGACAAATGAAGAAACTGGTTGGGCAGATATGGATTACTACTTTGCAAATTGCGAATTGCCATTGCCTGACTTTGGTTTTTCACCAGATGCTGAGTTCCCAATTATCAATGGGGAAAAAGGAAATATTACTGAATACCTCCATTTCGCAGGGAAAAATGCTGGTGAAGTAGTGCTTCACAGTTTCAAAGCTGGTCTTGCTGAAAATATGGTTCCAGAATCTGCAACTGCAGTGATTTCTGGGGCTAAAGATTTGCAAGCTGCACTTGAAAAATTCGTAGCTAACCATGCAAGCAAAAATCTTCGTTTTGACCTCGAAGAAGCAGAAGGAAAAGCAACAATTACACTTTACGGTAAATCAGCACACGGTGCGATGCCAGAAAAAGGTGTGAACGGTGCGACTTACTTGACACTTTTCCTCAGCCAATATAACTTTGCTGACGGTGCAGCTGCTTTCATCAAAGTAGGTGCTGAAAAACTTCTTGAAGACCACGAAGGTGAAAAATTAGGAACAGCTTACGTTGATGAACTTATGGGCAACACTTCTATGAACGCAGGTGTGTGGTCATTTGATGAGAATTCTGAAGGTAAAATTGCCCTCAACTTCCGTTTCCCACAAGGTAACAGTCCTGAGCGTATGCAAGAAATCTTGGCTAAACTTGATGGTGTTGTTGAAGTGGAACTTTCAAAACATCTTCATACCCCTCACTATGTACCAATGTCAGATCCACTCGTGTCAACATTGATTGATGTTTATGAAAAACACACTGGTCTTAAAGGTTACGAAACAATCATCGGTGGCGGAACATTTGGGCGTCTCTTGGAACGTGGCGTGGCTTACGGTGCCATGTTTGAAGGCGAACCAGACTCAATGCACCAAGCCAACGAAATGAAGCCTGTGGAAAATATTTATAAAGCAGCCGTGATTTACGCTGAAGCAATTTACGAATTGGCAAAATAA
- the xseA gene encoding exodeoxyribonuclease VII large subunit translates to MTEYLSVSTLTKYLKAKFDRDPYLERVYLTGEISNFRRRPNHQYFALKDEGAVIQATMWAGQFRKLDFDLEEGMKVLAVGRISIYPPSGSYSINIESLVPDGIGALAVKFEQLKKKLMAEGLFDNKWKQALPQFSKKIAVVTSPSGAVIRDIITTAQRRFPMSEIVLYPTKVQGSGAAEEIAENIRRANRRGDFDVLIIGRGGGSIEDLWGFNEEVVVRAIFESKIPVISSVGHETDVTLADFAADHRAATPTAAAELATPNTKIDLLGWTADQEKRLFNRLSHLITIRRERLEKLSTAVVFRQPERLYDGHLQKLDRLTERLNQLTEVKVSNLSHRYALSKERLLPAYAKIVENRKNRVERLYQSLLLLDISKIKARGFSVLVDEKGKIVKSVADVKMGDRLDVELADGKIKVEVK, encoded by the coding sequence ATGACAGAGTATTTATCAGTATCAACTTTAACAAAATATTTAAAAGCCAAATTTGATCGCGATCCTTATCTGGAGCGGGTTTATTTGACAGGGGAAATCTCGAATTTTCGTAGACGACCTAACCATCAATATTTTGCGCTCAAGGATGAGGGAGCGGTGATTCAGGCGACCATGTGGGCGGGACAATTTCGCAAGCTGGATTTTGATTTGGAAGAAGGAATGAAAGTTCTTGCGGTGGGGCGGATTAGTATTTATCCGCCCTCTGGTTCATATTCAATCAATATCGAGAGTTTAGTTCCTGATGGAATCGGAGCTTTGGCGGTCAAATTTGAGCAATTGAAGAAAAAATTGATGGCTGAGGGCTTATTTGATAACAAATGGAAGCAAGCTTTGCCACAATTTTCAAAGAAAATAGCCGTGGTGACGAGTCCTTCTGGTGCGGTTATTCGTGATATTATCACTACGGCTCAGCGTCGCTTTCCCATGAGCGAAATTGTCCTTTATCCAACGAAAGTTCAAGGGAGTGGTGCTGCTGAGGAAATTGCTGAAAATATTAGGCGAGCTAATCGCAGAGGTGATTTTGATGTCCTGATTATTGGGCGGGGCGGTGGCTCCATCGAGGATTTGTGGGGTTTTAACGAGGAAGTTGTTGTTCGGGCGATTTTTGAGTCGAAAATTCCTGTGATTTCTTCGGTTGGACATGAAACGGATGTGACTTTGGCTGATTTTGCGGCGGATCACCGTGCTGCTACGCCTACAGCGGCTGCAGAATTAGCTACGCCAAATACTAAAATTGATTTGCTGGGTTGGACGGCTGATCAAGAGAAACGCTTGTTCAATCGCTTGTCGCATTTGATTACAATTCGGCGCGAGCGTTTGGAAAAATTGAGTACCGCGGTTGTTTTTAGACAGCCAGAGCGCCTCTATGATGGGCATTTGCAGAAGCTTGACCGTTTGACAGAGCGGCTGAATCAATTGACCGAAGTAAAAGTCAGCAATTTGAGTCATCGCTATGCACTCTCGAAAGAAAGATTGCTGCCAGCTTATGCTAAAATTGTAGAAAATCGTAAAAATAGGGTTGAACGGCTGTATCAATCTCTGCTTTTGCTAGATATTTCAAAGATAAAGGCGCGTGGTTTTTCGGTGCTTGTGGACGAAAAAGGGAAAATCGTGAAGTCGGTGGCTGATGTGAAAATGGGTGACAGACTTGATGTAGAGCTTGCTGACGGAAAAATAAAAGTAGAGGTGAAATAA
- a CDS encoding glycerate kinase family protein: MEFVVAIDSFKGSASSHELNQAVKSGIEQVLPEAKVHTFAIADGGEGTISAVEAGIGGVQIKVSTVDLLGRPIVAEYLMAGDLAVIEAAKVVGIDKITPSEQTIQEASTFGLAQLFLDAKARGAHEILLSLGGTGTSDGGLGLLEGLGGSFEQLPDFSGVKITGLADVTAVYAGENGYAKVFGQQKGGTPELLEQQDQKAQQVVQRIKKNQNIDLQKIAGTGAAGGLGGAIVLLAGQLVSGFEKIAALLEIEEVIKKADLVITGEGRMDFQTAQGKVPFGMAKLAAKYQVPTIAFVGSLGDNLGEMEELLLAAYSIQKGPGSLEKAMQKERTLENLEFLTKNVIKTRYYGEQGRATRENLAQNK; this comes from the coding sequence ATGGAATTTGTAGTAGCGATTGATTCTTTCAAGGGTTCAGCAAGTTCGCATGAGCTGAATCAAGCGGTCAAGAGTGGCATTGAACAAGTTTTGCCTGAAGCAAAGGTGCATACTTTTGCGATTGCTGATGGTGGCGAGGGGACAATTTCGGCGGTAGAAGCTGGAATTGGCGGTGTTCAAATTAAGGTTTCGACAGTGGATTTGTTAGGACGCCCGATTGTTGCAGAGTATTTGATGGCTGGTGATTTGGCAGTCATTGAGGCGGCCAAGGTAGTTGGCATTGATAAAATTACACCATCGGAACAGACGATTCAGGAGGCTTCTACTTTTGGTTTAGCGCAACTTTTTTTGGATGCTAAAGCGCGAGGAGCGCATGAAATTTTGCTAAGTTTAGGGGGTACAGGGACGTCTGACGGCGGACTAGGGCTTCTTGAGGGACTTGGAGGCTCTTTTGAGCAATTGCCTGACTTTTCGGGGGTGAAAATTACAGGACTTGCGGATGTCACAGCGGTTTATGCAGGAGAAAATGGTTATGCCAAAGTTTTTGGACAGCAAAAAGGAGGCACACCAGAGCTTTTGGAACAACAGGATCAAAAAGCGCAGCAAGTCGTTCAGCGAATTAAAAAGAATCAAAATATTGATTTACAAAAAATTGCAGGAACTGGTGCTGCTGGCGGACTTGGCGGAGCAATCGTTTTGCTTGCTGGTCAGCTTGTTTCAGGATTTGAAAAAATTGCGGCCCTTTTGGAAATCGAAGAAGTGATAAAAAAAGCGGACTTAGTCATCACAGGCGAAGGACGAATGGATTTTCAAACAGCGCAAGGCAAGGTACCTTTTGGAATGGCTAAGTTAGCAGCCAAATATCAGGTGCCAACCATCGCTTTTGTTGGGAGTTTGGGGGATAATTTGGGCGAAATGGAAGAGTTATTATTGGCGGCTTATTCGATTCAAAAAGGCCCCGGTTCTCTTGAAAAAGCCATGCAAAAAGAGCGTACATTAGAAAATCTCGAATTTTTGACCAAAAATGTCATTAAAACGCGCTATTATGGTGAGCAAGGGAGAGCTACTAGAGAAAATCTGGCTCAAAATAAATAA
- a CDS encoding exodeoxyribonuclease VII small subunit, which yields MATKKEVKFEDNLAELEAIVRKLESGDVALEDAIAEFQKGMKLSESLKKTLNEAEQTLVKIVNKDDSETEFSPEQKEY from the coding sequence ATGGCAACAAAAAAAGAAGTAAAATTTGAAGATAATCTGGCAGAATTGGAAGCCATTGTTCGCAAATTGGAGTCAGGAGATGTCGCTTTGGAGGATGCCATTGCGGAATTTCAAAAAGGGATGAAACTCTCAGAAAGTTTGAAAAAAACGCTTAACGAAGCGGAACAAACCTTGGTTAAAATCGTAAATAAGGACGACAGCGAGACCGAATTTTCCCCTGAGCAAAAAGAATATTAG
- the acpS gene encoding holo-ACP synthase encodes MVFGTGVDNVELSRIQKALNRSERFVEQVLTENELEKFNQFQSEARKTEFLAGRWAAKEAFSKAYGTGISKALGMHDLEVKNDQLGKPYFSKHPFDGEVHLSISHSNLEAVAFVVLEKN; translated from the coding sequence ATGGTTTTTGGAACAGGTGTTGACAACGTGGAGTTGTCTCGAATCCAAAAAGCTTTAAACCGCTCGGAGCGTTTTGTGGAGCAAGTTTTGACTGAAAATGAACTTGAAAAATTCAACCAGTTCCAGTCGGAAGCTCGCAAAACAGAGTTTCTGGCGGGGCGTTGGGCGGCAAAAGAAGCTTTTTCCAAAGCGTATGGAACTGGAATCAGTAAGGCCCTTGGAATGCATGATCTTGAAGTTAAAAATGATCAGTTGGGAAAACCTTATTTCTCAAAACATCCTTTTGATGGCGAGGTTCATTTGTCCATTTCACATAGCAACTTAGAAGCGGTCGCTTTTGTAGTCCTCGAAAAAAATTAA
- the alr gene encoding alanine racemase, with the protein MKSSPHRHTSAQVDLEAIKNNVQKFKQHIGSKPELWAVVKANAYGHGAVPVARAVKDLVAGFCVSNLDEAIELRQALLTQPILILSGIVPETIGIAANLNLTVTAPSLAWLKLVVQESIDFSRLKIHIAVDSGMGRIGVCDAQEANEMIALADQYGIEFEGIFTHFATADEADDQKFKAQQEKFAQIIEEISRRPRYVHSTNTAAALWHTEQVQDIERLGVSMYGLNPSGKVLNLPFEIEAALSLVSELTHVKKVTKGATLGYGATYEAEQETWIGTVSIGYADGWTREMQGFHVLVDGKFCEIVGRVSMDQMMIKLDQEYPLGTTVTLIGENQGKLITATDVAEWRKTINYEVLCLISDRVERVYL; encoded by the coding sequence ATGAAATCTTCTCCACATCGTCATACTTCAGCTCAGGTTGATTTAGAGGCGATAAAGAATAATGTTCAAAAATTTAAACAGCATATTGGGAGTAAACCAGAACTTTGGGCGGTGGTTAAGGCTAACGCTTATGGGCATGGTGCAGTTCCAGTAGCTCGAGCGGTCAAAGATTTAGTTGCAGGTTTTTGTGTGTCTAATCTTGATGAAGCCATTGAATTGCGACAAGCGCTTTTGACTCAGCCGATTTTGATTTTATCTGGAATTGTACCAGAGACAATCGGGATTGCGGCTAATCTCAACTTGACTGTGACAGCACCAAGTTTGGCTTGGTTGAAGTTGGTTGTACAAGAATCCATTGACTTCAGTCGGTTAAAAATACATATTGCTGTGGATTCGGGAATGGGACGGATTGGGGTTTGTGATGCTCAAGAAGCCAACGAAATGATTGCATTGGCAGACCAATATGGTATTGAATTTGAAGGAATATTTACTCATTTTGCTACGGCGGATGAGGCGGATGATCAAAAGTTCAAGGCTCAACAAGAAAAATTTGCCCAAATTATTGAGGAAATTTCACGGCGACCTCGCTATGTTCATTCAACCAATACAGCAGCGGCTTTATGGCATACTGAACAAGTTCAGGATATTGAACGCTTGGGTGTTTCCATGTATGGTTTAAATCCGAGTGGCAAGGTTTTGAATTTGCCTTTTGAAATTGAAGCAGCGCTCTCTTTGGTATCAGAATTGACCCATGTCAAAAAGGTGACCAAAGGAGCAACTTTGGGATACGGGGCAACTTATGAAGCGGAGCAAGAGACTTGGATTGGTACAGTTTCAATTGGTTATGCGGATGGTTGGACGCGAGAGATGCAAGGTTTCCATGTCTTAGTTGATGGGAAATTTTGTGAAATTGTTGGACGTGTTTCAATGGATCAGATGATGATTAAATTGGATCAAGAATATCCTTTAGGTACAACTGTTACTTTGATTGGTGAAAATCAAGGCAAGCTTATTACGGCTACGGATGTGGCAGAATGGCGCAAAACCATCAATTACGAAGTGCTGTGCCTGATTTCTGATCGAGTGGAGCGAGTTTATTTGTAA
- a CDS encoding ABC transporter ATP-binding protein: MIEFQDVSKAFASKKILDHANFTIADQEFFVLVGPSGSGKTTTLKMINQLITHSEGKILIDHEEVTTKNLRKLRLSIGYVLQQIALFPNLTVAENIGLIPEMKGWTKDKIVERTNELLDLVGLEAKDYAHRKPNELSGGEQQRVGILRAIATNPQIVLMDEPFSALDPISRRQLQVFIKNLQKKMKLTIIFVTHDLDEALYLADRVAVMNEGLIQQIAKPEEIYQQPANDFVRDFFKEYHQNLANVTVENLILTEPISTENTQEVAEDTSISEIINRLAQKENLSYQGFEISAESIVRYMAGGAK, encoded by the coding sequence ATGATTGAATTCCAAGATGTGTCGAAAGCTTTTGCCAGTAAAAAAATTCTTGATCATGCTAATTTTACAATTGCTGACCAAGAATTTTTTGTCCTTGTTGGGCCAAGTGGAAGCGGAAAAACGACAACCTTGAAGATGATTAACCAGTTGATCACACACAGCGAGGGCAAGATTTTGATTGATCACGAAGAGGTGACGACGAAAAATCTGCGAAAACTGCGGCTTTCTATTGGTTATGTTTTGCAGCAGATTGCACTTTTTCCCAATCTGACAGTGGCTGAAAATATTGGCTTGATTCCTGAAATGAAGGGCTGGACGAAAGATAAAATTGTAGAAAGAACTAATGAATTGCTGGATTTGGTTGGTTTGGAGGCGAAAGATTACGCGCACCGCAAGCCCAATGAATTATCAGGTGGGGAGCAGCAGCGCGTGGGGATTTTGCGTGCGATTGCTACTAATCCGCAAATTGTTCTCATGGATGAACCATTTTCGGCGCTTGACCCGATTTCCAGACGACAGCTTCAGGTGTTTATCAAAAATTTGCAGAAAAAAATGAAGTTGACGATTATTTTTGTGACCCACGATCTTGACGAAGCGCTTTATCTGGCGGATCGAGTCGCAGTAATGAATGAGGGTTTGATTCAGCAGATTGCTAAACCAGAGGAAATTTATCAGCAGCCAGCTAATGATTTTGTTCGAGATTTCTTCAAAGAATATCACCAAAATTTAGCCAATGTCACTGTTGAAAATTTGATTTTAACGGAACCGATAAGCACTGAAAACACGCAAGAAGTTGCTGAAGATACGTCAATATCAGAAATCATCAACCGGCTAGCTCAAAAAGAAAATTTGAGTTATCAGGGTTTTGAGATTTCTGCTGAATCGATCGTTCGTTACATGGCTGGAGGTGCAAAATGA